The proteins below come from a single Gossypium raimondii isolate GPD5lz chromosome 2, ASM2569854v1, whole genome shotgun sequence genomic window:
- the LOC105789515 gene encoding uncharacterized protein LOC105789515 translates to MKCFVIKNCSHLKAHDVWFTKSNNFRKTPSLAVRRKVIPSNCQFSVCAEYCVACFLFVLIFVVPSDIHGDGSRGGASDFAAGFLLGGAIFATIAYVFAPQIRRSLLNEDEYGFRKAKRLIYYDEGLEQTRQTLNKKISQLNSAIDNVSSRVRGGNNSPTVLVETEPEVEATM, encoded by the exons ATGAAATGCTTTGTTATCAAGA ATTGTTCTCATCTCAAGGCTCATGATGTTTGGTTCACTAAGTCCAACAACTTCCGGAAAACACCCAGTTTGGCAGTTCGGAGGAAAGTAATTCCATCAAACTGCCAGTTTTCAGTTTGTGCAGAGTATTG TGTTGCTTGTTTCTTATTTGTTCTCATCTTTGTTGTTCCCTCTGATATACACGGTGATGGCAGTAGGGGTGGAGCAAGTGATTTTGCTGCTGGTTTTCTATTAGGAGGTGCTATATTTGCAACAATAGCATATGTTTTTGCTCCACAG ATTAGAAGATCCCTGCTAAATGAGGATGAATACGGATTCCGGAAGGCAAAGCGACTAATTTACTATGATGAAGGTTTAGAG CAAACCAGGCAGACCCTGaataaaaaaatcagtcaaCTCAATTCTGCCATTGACAATGTATCCTCACGTGTGAGAGGTGGCAATAATTCACCCACAGTCCTGGTTGAGACTGAACCTGAAGTAGAAGCTACCATGTGA